From the genome of Nicotiana sylvestris chromosome 2, ASM39365v2, whole genome shotgun sequence, one region includes:
- the LOC104210328 gene encoding probable methyltransferase PMT9 isoform X2 yields MHVCDTRYSELIPCLDRNLIYQLRLRLNLTVMEHYERHCPPPQRRYNCLIPPPAGYKIPIRWPASRDQVWKANIPHTHLAQEKSDQNWMVVDGDKIKFPGGGTHFHYGADKYIAAIAGMLKFPGEKLSNGGNIRNVLDVGCGVASFGAYLLSHDIIAMSLAPNDVHENQIQFALERGIPSALGVLGTKRLPYPSRSFELAHCSRCRIDWLQRDGILLLELDRLLRPGGYFVYSSPEAYAHDAENRRIWNAMYDLLRRMCWRVVSRRDQTVIWAKPLSNSCYMKRTPGTQPPLCVSGDEPDEAWNVPMKACITLYSPKVHKEKGTGLLPWPKRLTAPPPRLEEIGVTLEEFHKDTSVWHDRVIDYWKQMKSLIQKNSFRNVMDMNSNLGGFAAALKDKDIWVMNVAPPNLSSRMKIIYDRGLIGTVHDWCESFSTYPRTYDLLHAWMILSETEERGCSIEDLLIEMDRMLRPEGVVIIRDNPHIINSVRKLLTALKWDGWSSEVEPRTDALSLSEEKVLIARKKLWQEKFTI; encoded by the exons ATGCAT GTTTGTGATACAAGGTATTCAGAGTTGATACCTTGCCTTGACAGAAATTTGATATATCAATTGAGATTGAGGCTTAATTTGACTGTTATGGAGCATTATGAGAGGCATTGTCCCCCTCCTCAACGTCGTTACAACTGTCTTATCCCCCCTCCAGCTGGTTACAAG ATTCCAATTAGATGGCCAGCTAGTAGAGACCAAGTGTGGAAAGCAAACATACCCCATACACATCTTGCACAGGAAAAGTCGGACCAAAATTGGATGGTTGTCGATGGAGACAAAATAAAATTCCCTGGTGGAGGAACACATTTCCATTATGGAGCGGACAAATACATTGCAGCAATTGCAGGG ATGCTCAAATTTCCTGGTGAAAAACTTAGCAATGGCGGAAACATACGAAATGTTCTTGACGTTGGCTGTGGTGTTGCGAGCTTTGGAGCATATCTTCTTTCCCATGATATTATAGCTATGTCGCTTGCTCCTAATGATGTGCACGAGAATCAAATACAGTTTGCATTAGAAAGGGGAATCCCATCTGCACTAGGAGTCTTGGGCACCAAAAGACTACCTTATCCAAGCAGATCATTTGAGTTGGCACATTGTTCACGTTGTAGAATTGATTGGCTCCAAAGAGACGGCATTCTTCTGTTGGAACTTGACAGATTGCTCAGACCAGGTGGTTACTTTGTATACTCTTCACCTGAAGCTTATGCGCATGATGCTGAGAATCGAAGAATTTGGAATGCTATGTATGATCTACTTAGAAGAATGTGTTGGAGAGTTGTTTCAAGGAGAGACCAAACTGTGATATGGGCTAAACCTCTGAGTAACAGCTGTTATATGAAGAGAACTCCGGGGACCCAACCTCCCCTGTGCGTGTCTGGTGATGAACCCGATGAAGCTTGGAACGTACCGATGAAGGCTTGCATCACTCTTTACTCACCAA AGGTGCATAAGGAAAAAGGGACTGGACTATTACCTTGGCCAAAGAGGCTTACGGCTCCGCCACCTCGCTTGGAGGAAATTGGTGTCACTTTGGAGGAATTCCATAAAGACACT AGCGTATGGCATGACAGAGTGATTGACTATTGGAAGCAGATGAAGTCTCTTATCCAAAAGAACTCATTTAGGAATGTCATGGACATGAACTCAAACCTCGGTGGGTTTGCAGCTGCACTAAAGGATAAGGACATTTGGGTGATGAACGTTGCTCCTCCTAACTTGTCATCAAGAATGAAAATAATATATGATCGAGGCTTGATTGGAACAGTTCATGACTG GTGTGAGTCATTTTCAACGTACCCACGTACGTATGACCTACTTCATGCCTGGATGATTCTCTCGGAGACAGAAGAACGAGGCTGCAGTATTGAGGATCTGCTTATTGAGATGGACCGCATGCTACGGCCAGAAGGAGTTGTCATTATAAGAGATAATCCTCATATAATAAACTCTGTAAGAAAATTGTTGACTGCGCTAAAATGGGATGGATGGTCATCAGAGGTAGAACCACGGACCGATGCTCTCTCCTTGAGCGAAGAAAAAGTTTTAATCGCAAGAAAGAAACTTTGGCAGGAGAAATTTACAATCTAA
- the LOC104210328 gene encoding probable methyltransferase PMT9 isoform X1: MKQKKELLHRPKLLKYAIFGMIVFLGLICLYNCSFIAPGLPRARGPFAFEDGSDRVTGMSHYRRVDMDFDDQELSLEVPKSIPVCDTRYSELIPCLDRNLIYQLRLRLNLTVMEHYERHCPPPQRRYNCLIPPPAGYKIPIRWPASRDQVWKANIPHTHLAQEKSDQNWMVVDGDKIKFPGGGTHFHYGADKYIAAIAGMLKFPGEKLSNGGNIRNVLDVGCGVASFGAYLLSHDIIAMSLAPNDVHENQIQFALERGIPSALGVLGTKRLPYPSRSFELAHCSRCRIDWLQRDGILLLELDRLLRPGGYFVYSSPEAYAHDAENRRIWNAMYDLLRRMCWRVVSRRDQTVIWAKPLSNSCYMKRTPGTQPPLCVSGDEPDEAWNVPMKACITLYSPKVHKEKGTGLLPWPKRLTAPPPRLEEIGVTLEEFHKDTSVWHDRVIDYWKQMKSLIQKNSFRNVMDMNSNLGGFAAALKDKDIWVMNVAPPNLSSRMKIIYDRGLIGTVHDWCESFSTYPRTYDLLHAWMILSETEERGCSIEDLLIEMDRMLRPEGVVIIRDNPHIINSVRKLLTALKWDGWSSEVEPRTDALSLSEEKVLIARKKLWQEKFTI, from the exons ATGAAGCAAAAAAAGGAGTTACTTCACAGACCCAAGCTGTTGAAATATGCTATATTTGGGATGATTGTGTTCTTGGGTTTGATTTGTCTGTACAATTGTTCGTTTATTGCTCCTGGTCTTCCTAGAGCGCGTGGCCCTTTCGCTTTTGAAGATGGTTCTGATCGCGTCACTGGGATGTCACACTATAGGCGCGTGGACATGGATTTTGATGATCAAGAACTGTCTCTTGAAGTTCCAAAAAGTATTCCT GTTTGTGATACAAGGTATTCAGAGTTGATACCTTGCCTTGACAGAAATTTGATATATCAATTGAGATTGAGGCTTAATTTGACTGTTATGGAGCATTATGAGAGGCATTGTCCCCCTCCTCAACGTCGTTACAACTGTCTTATCCCCCCTCCAGCTGGTTACAAG ATTCCAATTAGATGGCCAGCTAGTAGAGACCAAGTGTGGAAAGCAAACATACCCCATACACATCTTGCACAGGAAAAGTCGGACCAAAATTGGATGGTTGTCGATGGAGACAAAATAAAATTCCCTGGTGGAGGAACACATTTCCATTATGGAGCGGACAAATACATTGCAGCAATTGCAGGG ATGCTCAAATTTCCTGGTGAAAAACTTAGCAATGGCGGAAACATACGAAATGTTCTTGACGTTGGCTGTGGTGTTGCGAGCTTTGGAGCATATCTTCTTTCCCATGATATTATAGCTATGTCGCTTGCTCCTAATGATGTGCACGAGAATCAAATACAGTTTGCATTAGAAAGGGGAATCCCATCTGCACTAGGAGTCTTGGGCACCAAAAGACTACCTTATCCAAGCAGATCATTTGAGTTGGCACATTGTTCACGTTGTAGAATTGATTGGCTCCAAAGAGACGGCATTCTTCTGTTGGAACTTGACAGATTGCTCAGACCAGGTGGTTACTTTGTATACTCTTCACCTGAAGCTTATGCGCATGATGCTGAGAATCGAAGAATTTGGAATGCTATGTATGATCTACTTAGAAGAATGTGTTGGAGAGTTGTTTCAAGGAGAGACCAAACTGTGATATGGGCTAAACCTCTGAGTAACAGCTGTTATATGAAGAGAACTCCGGGGACCCAACCTCCCCTGTGCGTGTCTGGTGATGAACCCGATGAAGCTTGGAACGTACCGATGAAGGCTTGCATCACTCTTTACTCACCAA AGGTGCATAAGGAAAAAGGGACTGGACTATTACCTTGGCCAAAGAGGCTTACGGCTCCGCCACCTCGCTTGGAGGAAATTGGTGTCACTTTGGAGGAATTCCATAAAGACACT AGCGTATGGCATGACAGAGTGATTGACTATTGGAAGCAGATGAAGTCTCTTATCCAAAAGAACTCATTTAGGAATGTCATGGACATGAACTCAAACCTCGGTGGGTTTGCAGCTGCACTAAAGGATAAGGACATTTGGGTGATGAACGTTGCTCCTCCTAACTTGTCATCAAGAATGAAAATAATATATGATCGAGGCTTGATTGGAACAGTTCATGACTG GTGTGAGTCATTTTCAACGTACCCACGTACGTATGACCTACTTCATGCCTGGATGATTCTCTCGGAGACAGAAGAACGAGGCTGCAGTATTGAGGATCTGCTTATTGAGATGGACCGCATGCTACGGCCAGAAGGAGTTGTCATTATAAGAGATAATCCTCATATAATAAACTCTGTAAGAAAATTGTTGACTGCGCTAAAATGGGATGGATGGTCATCAGAGGTAGAACCACGGACCGATGCTCTCTCCTTGAGCGAAGAAAAAGTTTTAATCGCAAGAAAGAAACTTTGGCAGGAGAAATTTACAATCTAA